One region of Prosthecobacter fusiformis genomic DNA includes:
- a CDS encoding sensor histidine kinase encodes MKPEDERPNPDALLAQMQRQQSQGQPGRLHIFLGMCPGVGKTYAMLQAGRQRAKEGVNVLAGVVETHGRHETAALLEDLPVLPRKRLDHRGFSLEEFDLDEVLRRRPQLVLVDELAHTNAPGSRHAKRYQDVLELMDAGLDVYTTLNVQHIESQVDIVQQISGVTIQEKVPDSLLDRAHEIQLIDLSAEKLLQRMAEGKVYLGERAEHAVSNFFKEGTLTALRELALRFTAERVDRDLDDIRRVRRVTSAWKTNARLLVGVGPSPYAESLIRWTRRAAARLDGPWIVAWVEKSAALTAAEQEVLTRALGLARRLGAEVVSLTGDDVAEALLQLARERNVSQIVVGKPDRRGWGSSLADRIIAESGDIDVCVVRPVMGREGKIRVVTPAAVSASQVEGYSWALALTFILTSLCWALLPVTGYTFAALVLLLGVMGAGMRFSRGPVLAMATVSALVWNYFFIPPQFTLHIDEPEDMLMFGMFFLVAFSMGHLTTRLRQREEAERRRQRQTAALLSVTQSAALTAESGKGLQEAVRIITDLLQAGVSLVLRQGDHTLSTGAHEASNFQPNKKEWGVVGWSFDHKQAAGRFTDTLPESDATWFPLQTATSTMGVMGIRLGREVKMDFTMRQTVEAFALQLALVLEKEHFIQAASRAEVLEQSEKLRQTLLDSVSHELKTPLAVIQASLEGLREEAGASSPYAGEIATATERLQRVVDHLLQMTRIESAVMQPSLDWCDIRDVIQSARAAAGPALNGHPLRLRVQDDMPPVKMDAALMAQALANILHNAAAYTPEGTAIEIRAGIEQGCLRLAVRDHGTGFPGESALRVFEKFYRAPGTPAGGTGLGLAIARGFVQAQGGRINAHNHPEGGAEVVIEVDHSPHDLPDH; translated from the coding sequence ATGAAGCCGGAAGATGAACGCCCGAACCCTGATGCACTGCTGGCGCAGATGCAAAGGCAGCAGTCCCAGGGTCAACCAGGCCGCCTGCATATCTTCCTGGGCATGTGCCCGGGGGTGGGAAAGACGTATGCAATGCTGCAAGCGGGGAGGCAGCGGGCGAAGGAGGGGGTGAACGTGCTGGCAGGCGTGGTGGAAACGCATGGACGGCACGAAACGGCGGCGTTGCTGGAGGACCTGCCTGTTTTGCCACGCAAGCGGTTAGACCACCGAGGGTTTTCCCTGGAAGAATTCGATCTGGACGAAGTACTTCGCCGGAGGCCGCAACTGGTGCTGGTGGATGAGCTGGCGCATACGAATGCGCCGGGCTCCCGCCATGCGAAGCGCTACCAGGATGTGCTGGAGCTGATGGATGCGGGCCTGGATGTGTATACGACGCTGAATGTGCAGCACATCGAGAGCCAGGTGGACATCGTGCAGCAGATCAGCGGGGTGACCATCCAGGAGAAGGTGCCGGATTCCCTGCTGGACCGGGCGCATGAGATCCAGCTCATCGACCTGAGCGCGGAAAAGCTGCTGCAGAGGATGGCGGAGGGGAAGGTTTATCTGGGGGAGAGGGCGGAGCATGCGGTTTCCAATTTTTTCAAGGAGGGCACGCTGACGGCACTGCGTGAACTGGCACTGCGTTTCACGGCTGAACGTGTGGACCGGGACCTGGATGACATCCGGCGGGTACGGCGGGTGACGAGCGCGTGGAAAACGAATGCCCGGCTGCTGGTGGGCGTGGGCCCGAGCCCGTACGCGGAAAGCCTGATCCGCTGGACCCGACGGGCGGCAGCCAGGCTGGACGGGCCATGGATCGTGGCCTGGGTGGAGAAATCCGCCGCGCTGACGGCTGCCGAACAAGAAGTGCTGACACGTGCACTGGGACTGGCACGCCGGTTGGGCGCGGAGGTGGTGTCCCTGACCGGGGACGACGTGGCAGAGGCCCTGCTGCAACTGGCGAGGGAAAGGAATGTCTCTCAGATCGTGGTGGGGAAACCGGACAGGCGTGGGTGGGGGAGCTCGCTGGCGGACAGGATCATTGCAGAAAGCGGGGACATCGATGTGTGTGTGGTGCGCCCGGTGATGGGGCGTGAAGGCAAGATCCGCGTGGTGACTCCGGCGGCTGTTTCAGCCTCCCAAGTGGAAGGCTACAGCTGGGCATTGGCGCTGACTTTTATCCTGACGAGCCTGTGCTGGGCGCTGCTGCCGGTGACGGGGTATACGTTTGCGGCGCTGGTGCTGCTGCTGGGAGTGATGGGGGCGGGCATGCGTTTCAGCCGCGGGCCGGTGCTGGCGATGGCGACGGTGAGTGCGCTGGTGTGGAACTACTTTTTCATTCCGCCGCAGTTCACGCTGCACATTGATGAGCCGGAGGACATGCTGATGTTTGGCATGTTCTTCCTGGTGGCCTTCAGCATGGGGCATCTGACAACCAGGCTGCGGCAACGCGAGGAGGCGGAACGGCGACGTCAGCGGCAGACGGCGGCGCTATTGAGCGTGACGCAAAGTGCGGCTCTGACTGCGGAATCCGGCAAGGGATTGCAGGAGGCGGTACGCATCATCACGGATCTGCTGCAGGCCGGGGTGTCGCTGGTTTTAAGACAGGGGGACCATACGCTGAGCACGGGGGCGCATGAGGCGAGCAACTTTCAGCCTAACAAAAAAGAGTGGGGCGTGGTGGGATGGAGCTTTGATCACAAGCAGGCCGCGGGACGTTTTACGGATACGCTGCCGGAATCTGACGCCACCTGGTTTCCGCTGCAAACGGCGACGTCCACCATGGGCGTGATGGGCATCAGGCTGGGGCGAGAAGTGAAGATGGATTTCACCATGAGGCAGACCGTGGAGGCCTTTGCTCTGCAACTGGCGCTGGTGCTGGAGAAGGAACATTTCATCCAGGCAGCGAGCCGTGCGGAAGTGCTGGAGCAATCGGAGAAACTGAGGCAGACGCTGCTGGACAGTGTCTCGCATGAATTGAAGACGCCGCTGGCGGTGATCCAGGCCTCCCTGGAAGGCCTGCGCGAGGAAGCGGGTGCCAGCTCCCCCTATGCGGGTGAAATCGCGACGGCGACGGAGCGGCTGCAGCGAGTGGTGGATCATCTGCTGCAAATGACCCGGATCGAATCTGCGGTGATGCAGCCGAGCCTGGACTGGTGTGACATCCGCGATGTCATCCAGTCGGCACGCGCCGCAGCGGGACCGGCGCTGAACGGGCATCCGCTGAGGCTGCGTGTGCAGGATGATATGCCGCCGGTGAAGATGGATGCGGCCCTGATGGCCCAGGCACTGGCAAACATTCTGCACAATGCTGCTGCGTACACGCCGGAAGGGACGGCGATTGAGATCCGTGCGGGCATTGAGCAGGGGTGTTTACGCCTAGCTGTGCGTGATCATGGGACGGGATTTCCAGGAGAGAGTGCGCTGCGGGTGTTTGAGAAATTTTACCGGGCACCGGGCACTCCGGCCGGGGGAACCGGGCTGGGGCTGGCGATTGCGCGGGGATTTGTGCAAGCTCAGGGCGGCAGGATAAACGCACACAATCATCCTGAAGGTGGCGCGGAGGTGGTGATTGAAGTAGATCATTCCCCTCATGACCTGCCTGATCATTGA
- the kdpC gene encoding K(+)-transporting ATPase subunit C has product MKTLLKEIRPALFSTLVLAGVTCGIYPLVVTVIAQAAFNDEAHGSLILDKDGQVRGSKLLGQNFTGERYFHPRPSAAGSGYDAASSGGSNLGPTSQKLHDQIQERVAAYRGQNGLAETVQVPADAVTASGSGLDPHISQENAEMQAARVAKARGLSLEAVRAKIQASTAQRGLGVLGEAGVNVVLLNLALDAAN; this is encoded by the coding sequence ATGAAAACACTACTCAAAGAAATCCGTCCCGCCCTTTTTTCGACACTCGTGTTGGCGGGTGTGACATGCGGCATCTATCCGCTGGTGGTCACCGTCATCGCCCAAGCAGCTTTTAACGATGAAGCTCATGGCAGCCTGATCCTGGACAAGGACGGCCAGGTGCGTGGCTCGAAACTACTGGGACAAAACTTCACGGGTGAACGTTACTTTCACCCGCGACCGAGTGCGGCAGGGAGCGGTTATGATGCGGCCAGCTCCGGCGGCAGCAACCTGGGCCCGACCTCCCAGAAGCTGCACGATCAGATCCAGGAGCGTGTCGCGGCGTATCGAGGACAAAACGGGCTGGCAGAAACGGTGCAGGTGCCTGCGGATGCGGTCACGGCTTCTGGATCCGGACTGGATCCGCACATCAGCCAGGAGAATGCAGAGATGCAAGCGGCGCGAGTGGCCAAAGCCCGCGGTTTGAGCCTGGAAGCGGTGCGGGCGAAGATCCAAGCATCCACGGCGCAGCGTGGCCTTGGGGTGCTGGGAGAGGCCGGAGTGAATGTGGTCCTGCTGAATCTGGCACTCGACGCGGCCAACTAA
- the kdpB gene encoding potassium-transporting ATPase subunit KdpB produces MSHKPSSLFDLSIVIPAMGESFKKLDPRLMVKNPVMFVTMTGAVLTTASIFTAAADRGFIIQLSVWLWITVLFANFAEAVAEGRGKAQADSLRRARKDTMARRLNGQQENLVPATSLEKGDLVVCETGDVIPADGEVIEGIASVDEAAITGESAPVIRESGGDRSAVTGGTRVISDRIVIRITSEKGNTFIDRMISMVEGAKRQKTPNEIALTILLSAMTLIFLLVCLTLMPFGIYAGTNFSVPVLIALLVCLIPTTIGGLLSAIGISGIDRLIRRNVMATSGRAVEAAGDIDVLLLDKTGTITIGNRMASDFRPAPGITEQVLADAAQLASLADETPEGRSIVVLAKEKFNIRGRELAEPHAVFVPFTAQTRMSGVDLDGRSIRKGAADSMRSYVMGLGGVYPAEVAKAVEAAARAGRTPLVVAEGPSVLGVVELKDVVKGGIKERFAQLRKMGIRTVMITGDNPMTAAAIAAEAGVDDFMAQATPEDKLMRIREEQAAGHLVAMTGDGTNDAPALAQADVGVAMNTGTQAAREAGNMVDLDSNPTKLIEIVEIGKQLLMTRGSLTTFSISNDVAKYFAIIPAMIMATFPAVAPLNIMGLVSPQSAILSAVIFNALIIVALIPLALKGVPYRALGAVAVLRRNLLIYGLGGLIVPFIGIKAIDVLINL; encoded by the coding sequence ATGTCTCACAAACCCAGTTCCCTCTTTGACCTTTCGATTGTCATCCCTGCCATGGGCGAGTCCTTCAAAAAACTGGACCCGCGCCTGATGGTGAAGAACCCTGTCATGTTCGTGACGATGACCGGAGCCGTGCTGACGACGGCGAGCATTTTTACTGCGGCCGCTGACCGTGGATTCATTATCCAGCTCAGCGTGTGGCTTTGGATCACCGTGCTGTTTGCCAACTTTGCTGAAGCCGTGGCGGAAGGCCGGGGCAAAGCGCAGGCGGACAGCCTCCGCCGGGCACGCAAAGACACGATGGCACGCCGGCTGAACGGCCAGCAGGAAAACCTGGTCCCGGCGACCTCCCTGGAAAAGGGAGACCTAGTGGTCTGTGAAACGGGAGACGTGATCCCGGCGGACGGGGAGGTGATCGAGGGCATCGCCAGTGTGGACGAGGCGGCGATCACGGGGGAATCGGCTCCGGTGATCCGCGAGAGCGGCGGTGACCGCAGTGCTGTCACGGGCGGAACCAGGGTGATCAGCGACCGCATCGTCATCCGCATCACCTCCGAGAAAGGCAACACGTTCATTGATCGCATGATCTCGATGGTGGAAGGGGCGAAGAGGCAGAAGACACCGAATGAAATCGCGCTGACGATCCTGCTGTCGGCGATGACGCTGATCTTTCTGCTGGTATGTCTGACGCTGATGCCCTTTGGCATCTATGCAGGGACAAACTTTTCCGTGCCAGTGCTGATCGCCCTGCTGGTGTGCCTGATCCCGACGACCATCGGCGGGCTGTTGAGCGCCATCGGCATCAGCGGGATCGACCGCCTGATCCGCCGCAATGTGATGGCCACCAGCGGACGTGCAGTGGAGGCAGCGGGTGACATTGATGTACTGCTGCTGGACAAGACAGGCACGATCACCATCGGCAACCGCATGGCCTCCGATTTTCGCCCGGCACCGGGGATTACTGAACAGGTGCTGGCGGATGCGGCACAACTGGCTTCATTGGCGGATGAGACGCCGGAGGGCCGCAGCATCGTGGTGCTGGCCAAGGAGAAATTTAACATCCGGGGACGTGAGCTGGCGGAACCGCATGCGGTCTTTGTCCCCTTCACAGCGCAGACGCGGATGAGCGGCGTGGACCTGGATGGACGCAGCATCCGCAAAGGTGCGGCGGACTCAATGAGAAGCTATGTGATGGGGCTGGGCGGCGTTTATCCGGCTGAAGTGGCGAAGGCGGTGGAGGCTGCGGCGCGTGCCGGACGCACGCCCCTGGTGGTGGCTGAAGGACCGAGCGTGCTGGGTGTGGTGGAGCTGAAGGATGTGGTGAAAGGCGGGATCAAGGAACGCTTTGCCCAACTGCGAAAGATGGGCATCCGCACGGTGATGATCACCGGAGACAATCCGATGACGGCGGCCGCCATCGCAGCGGAAGCTGGCGTGGATGACTTCATGGCGCAGGCGACTCCTGAGGACAAACTGATGCGCATCCGCGAGGAGCAGGCAGCCGGGCACCTGGTGGCCATGACGGGCGACGGCACCAACGATGCCCCTGCCCTGGCGCAGGCGGATGTCGGCGTGGCGATGAATACAGGCACCCAGGCAGCGCGTGAAGCGGGCAACATGGTGGACCTGGACAGCAACCCCACGAAGCTGATCGAGATCGTGGAGATCGGCAAACAACTGCTGATGACACGCGGGAGCCTGACAACCTTCAGCATCTCCAATGATGTGGCCAAGTACTTTGCCATCATCCCGGCAATGATCATGGCCACTTTCCCGGCGGTGGCACCGCTGAACATCATGGGACTGGTGAGCCCGCAGAGCGCCATCCTGAGCGCGGTGATTTTTAATGCCCTGATCATCGTGGCACTCATCCCCCTAGCCCTGAAGGGCGTCCCCTACCGGGCCCTGGGGGCGGTGGCAGTGCTGCGCCGGAACCTGCTCATTTACGGCCTGGGCGGCCTCATCGTCCCCTTCATTGGCATCAAGGCAATTGATGTGCTGATCAACCTTTAA